TGTACATCCAGCGTCACATTAGGTGCATAAATTGGCCCTGATGCTGTCTGGGATTGTGCCTGGGCTGTAACAGCTATCGTTCCTACTACAACTAAAGGGCATAAAATTCCACCAAAGTTTTTTAGTTTTGCTAAATTTTTCATAAGTGAAGTTATACAAAATCAAGTTATCTTTATAACATTGACTGTCGGAATTTTGTAAAAGTGCCATCTCAATGAAATTTATAGCAGCTTGCCAATTAATGAGGTAAACCTTTTCAATTCAAAAACTAGATAGAGAAGCAATTTTACTTATGGCGACTTATGTCTTTATCCTTAATTCTGCGGTATCGTGTTATCAGCTACAGTTATGCTCAAGTAAAGTGGGCAACAATGTTGATAAATAACTAGAAATGCAGCCATTCTTGTAAATAACGCTGCTGTTTCATGAAACCCAGAATTATTGTTTGTGGCTTAGGACTTACTGGCTATAAAATCTTTCGTTTGCTAAGGCAGCAAGGAGCGTTTGTTATTGGCATTCATCAGCAATCCATCCCTGGTGAAGCCGCAGGAGACGTAATTGTTGGCGAGTTATACGCTGCTGCTACCCTAAAAGCAGCCGGAATTGAGCAAGCAAAAACTTTAGTAATAGCTAGCCCCGATGATGCCTTAAATTTGTCAATTATGATGCAAGCGCGGGTGCTAAATCCGCAGGTTCGGATTATCAACCGCTTTTATAATACAAATTTGGGCGATCGCCTGGATCAAACTTTGTCAGACCATTTGAGTATGAGTGTTGTAGGTTTGGCAGCACCAGTATTCACCTTTGCAGCACTTGGAAACCAAGCAATTGGACAAATCAAGCTATTTAAACAGACTTGGCCGATTTACGAAGAGTATATTAATGAAAACCATCCGTGGAAAGGTCGCCAGCTGAGTGATTTATGGGAAGATCGATCCCAGATGCTGATTTATTACTTGCCAGTAGAAGGTGAGATGGGTTTGGTCTCTGCGGTGCTGTCTGGGCAAGATTTAAAAGTCGGCGATCGCTTAATCGTTGGTACTCAACCCCGCATCCGTTCCAAGCGCAAATCGTTGTTTAAAAAACTGCTGAAAATCCTAACTAATATCAAGCAGTTTCAGCAACATGGACGATCAGTAGTCGTGGGTGCGATCGCACTACTAGCAGTTATTGTGGTTGCGACACTCACCTATATGTCCGCTGATCTGAAATTACCTCTTGTCGATGCTCTATATTTTTCTGTAGGCATGATTACCGGAGCGGGTGGTAATGACAAAGTTGTAGAAAAGGCTCCCGACAGCATTAAATTCTTTACCGTTGTCATGATGCTGGTTGGAGCAGTGGTAATTGGTATTTGGTATGCAATGCTGACCGATTTTGTCTTAGGAAGCCGCTTTAAGCAATTTTGGGATGCTGCCCGTATACCCCAGCGACATCATTACATAGTTTGTGGCTTGAGTGGCATCGGCATCAGAATCGTCCAGCAACTCCACAGTAGCGGATATGAAGTTGTAGTGATTGAAACAGACTCCAACAACAAATATGTCAACTCTACCAGAGGACTCGGTATTCCAGTAATTCAAGGTGATGCCAGCTTTCGCGCCACCCTCAAAGCCAGCAATATAGACTCTGCCGCCGCAGTGCTTGCTGTTACCAACAACGATGCTATTAACCTAGAGATTGCCCTAAAAGCAAAAGGCTTGACACCTAGTATTCCGGTAATTGTGCATTATGCCGATCCTGATTTTGCTGGCATGGCACAACAAGTATTTGACTTCGAGGCCGTTCTGAGTCCTGCTGAACTTGCTGCTCCAGCTTTTGCTGCTGCGGCACTTGGAGGACAAATTTTAGGTAATGGTATTACAGCCGATAGTCTTTGGGTAGCTTTTGCTACTGTGATTACAGCTTCACACTCCTTTTACGGTCAGCGTGTAAAAGATATAGCCATGTCTGCTGACTTTGTGCCTTTATACTTAGAAACGAATTACCAAACTCTTCACGGCTGGGATTTATTGGAAACTAACCTCAGCGCTGGGGATATCTTATATATGACAATGCCAGCAACGAGATTATATCAATTGTGGCGTGACGAGCGAGTGTGCGAGGCACGCACCTAATATAAATTCCCCAAAATCAAGCTACAGATTCAAGGAGAGGGAACTCAGATAAAATCAGACCATCTGAATTACGTTAGCGGGGCGGAGCATCGTTACGAATTAGCCTGCTGAGTCTGTAACCAAGCTACTAAATCCTGTGTTGTGGAGAAATCTAACAAAGCTTCACCAAGTGCTTCCACCTGGCTACTAGAAAGCTGCTGAATTTGTGCTTGCAACTGGGGAGGAACTTGACCAAGCCGACGCGTGAGTTGGCGTAGAGCTAGTAACACCTCTCCTTGTTGAATTCCTTTTTCTACACCTTCTTGCAGAATTTCTTGATATAGCGGCGATTCCCGCATAAGTTCCTCCTTAAGAAATTGTCGAACTAATAGAGTTCTAAACACAAAGTTCTGAACTTAAGTGATGAGGTGCAATTACAGAATATTATCCAGACTTTGACTATATATTCACATCAGTACTTCTCTACAGCAGGAAATTTACTACAAAGCTTCCATTAAATCAATGCATTTATCCATTTGCTGATGCATAGTTCCCCTATCAGCATGAAATCTCCGTCCATGACCTGGTAGCACCCATTCAAAAGAGTAATTAGCTAACTGACGCATTGATTTAATCTGTTCTGACCAAGAATACCAACAGACATCGCGGAATGCAGCTAACTGGTGATAATTTTCTGACCAAGCGAGATGGTCGCCAGTGAAGAGAAATTTGTTTTTGTAAAGTAAAACAGTATGCCCTTTGGTATGACCAGGAACTGGAATAATTAACAAATCTGGGCTGAGGGCAAATGGTTCAAAACCAGTTAGCTGTATTTCTACATTGCGAGTACCCGCAGAAATTTCATCAGCGTGAAGAATGCGTTGACACTGAAAATGTTCAGCAAATTTTTGATGATCTGCCACATCATCGCGGTGAGTCAGATACATATAACTAATTGAACCCATCTCTTCTAAACGCGTAACTAATGGCGGCGTAAATCGAGGAGAATCGACCAAAATATTCCCTTCAGGAAGCTGAATTAAATAGCTAGCAGCACCATAAGATTTTTCGGAATGATAGCCGCAGTGGTAAACATTTTCGTCTAATAAAATTGGAAAACTCTGTTGGGCAACTTTGATATCATTTGGCTTTTCAACTGTGCCAATAGAACTAGTAGGACAAGCTAAAAGAGCTTGGAGTGCGGCTAATCTTTCTGCTTCATTTGTTGGTTGATGATACACTGCCGATTGTTGATCAACATCATAAAAAACCTCAGAAGCCATCCAGCGGCAAGTATCACAATCAATACAGGTAGTATCTACATAAAAATCGCCGTTGACATTTTGGGGACGACGTAAATTTAAATGAGCCATAGTAATCCTTTTGCTTCCAGTCACTTTCTGAAAGGCACTAAACCCTATATCACTACGCTAGCAAAACTAACTTTAGACTCTAGACGCCGCTAGACGTAAATTTATTGAAAAAACAGAGAGTGTGAAACCCAGTAAGCAGAAAATGGGGAAACTTAACATAGATACCATTTGTTGAAAAACTTCCAGATATGCTTTACTGTTCCAATTCCAACTGCTCAAATCTCTTTAATCTTGATGACAATAAGTTTTGCATTAACTGTGGGCAAACACTCACACCATTGTTCAGAAACCGTTTCCGAGTAATACGACTTTTGGATGAGGGTGGATTTAGCAGAACTTATGAAGCCAGGGATGTAGATAGGATAGATGAACCTTTTTCGTTGAAGAAGATCCAGAGGGTAGTTATTGCGATTTCAGAAATGTGCCTTTTTATTAACGTGCCTTTTTATTAACGCGATCACTAAATAACCCCTATCTGGTGTGGCGAGAATTGTTTATCTCCTGGGAACTAGATAAATTCTTTAGTTGTTTCCTGAGTTTTTCTCAACTTAAATGCCAGATTTCTATGAGATTAACAGGAACAGCAGCAAAAGTGTGACTGATTATAGTCTTGACTTATGTGAAAATGAACTTGGTCAAAAATCATACTCTGGGTTGATCCTCTAAATGAGCAGTAATGGTCAAATCAAAATTCTGTTTTTGGCAGCAGATCCCAGTGATGCTGCACGATTACGCTTGGGGCAAGAGTTGCGTGATATTCGTGAAAAACTACAACTAGCAAAAGAGCGAGATAGATTTGTTCTAGACTCCCGTGAATCTGTACGTCCGGGAGATATCAGCCAAGCAATATTTGATTTTGAGCCGCAGATTGTGCATTTTTCTGGACATGGAACCAGTACAGGTGAACTTTGTTTTGAAGATTTACTCGGAAAATACCAACCTGTACAACCCGATGCCCTAGCGGCGTTATTTGAACTAGTAGCCGATCAAATAAATTGTGTGGTGTTGAATGCTTGCTATTCCGAAGCTCAAGCAAAAGCTATTGCAGAATATATTCCGTTTGTCATTGGCATGAATAAAGCAATTGGAGATCAAGCCGCGATCGCTTTTGCTGTTGGTTTTTACAAAGCATTGGCAGCAAGGCGGACAATAGATCAAGCTTACAAGTTCGGTTGTGTAGAAATTAGATTGCAAGGCATTGCAGAACATTTAACTCCAGTTCTGTACAGCAAACAAAACTCAGTGTCTCCAGGCAAAACAGGTGAAGTACCAAGTTCATCCTCAGCTAATTTAAATCCAGGACAAAGGCAGCGAATTTTACAGGAAATCGAAAGCCTCCAGCAACAGTATGATTTATTAAGTCAGAAATTGAGCCGCCTACGGTTGGATTTAGCGATAGAATCCAGCACTGTTGTAAAGTTTCAGTTAGAAAAGCAAATTGAAAATGCTGAAGCTGAAAAAACACAACTTACTCAACGGATCGAGCAGCTAGAAAATAGCCTGCAATAAAAATAGTAATATCTCAATAGTTGGGTATTAAAACTCACAGATGTCTTCAGTTCGGCATTTACAGCAAAAACGGGAAGAACTTCAACAACACTACGATGCGTTTAGCGAGAAGATAAAGTTGTTGCGGAATCAACACGCCATTGAAGCGGGGGCTTCAGTAGCTTTTCAGCTAGACAAAGAAATTGAGCGAGTTGAGAAAGAACGCGATCGCCTCCTGAAGCAGATTCAGATTATTGAGAGGTCTTGTAAGAGTGAGCCAATACACAGTGAACTGTTTCGCCTCAACTACATAGCACAGGTACAGTTATTCCGAGAATTTATTACAGAAAAACGTATAGGAGCTTTCTTAGTTCATGGTTCACCAGAATATGGTCAAATCTGGTTACTGAAGCGTTTGTTACAAAAAATTCCTGAAAGTACGGTGACTCCCCCAATCACATTTTATCTCTCACGCCGGACACTTAGGACTGATATTGCAGCCCTATGGAGAGAGTTGGGTCGTCGGATTGGAGTACAAGATTTTTCATCCCATGAGGAGATTGCCAGGAATGTAGTTGCTCAATTGAAAACTCAACATATCATCCTAGTCTTTCACGATCTCGAATGCATTGATGAAACCTATCTGCACGAATTAATCCGTGATTTTTGGTTGCTCCTGGTAAACTCAACCCCACAGACAATTTGCTCAAGCAACGAATTTTTTCTCCTGATGTTTTTGCTTGACCAAGATGGTTGTGTCAACACTTGGAATCTTGGGTTTGCAGATCAACTCGATCTGGTATGGAAACCCCATATTCCCATTAGGCTACCAATGATTGATCCCTTATCTGAGCAAGTCTTGCTTAACTGGATGGAAAATGCAATTGATGTTCTACCAATCCAGATGACTAAAAAAATTGACTATACAGTTCAGGTGATTCTAGAGAAGAGTGAAGGCATTCCAGAGCGTGTGTTTGCTGAAATTTTTGGTTTGTGTGGCTGTAACTGGCAGGAGGAAGAAACCCGGTGGTTAGAACTTTAGACGGCAAGCGGCTGAAATACATAGGTAAGGTTCAACCCCAGCCAGGAGAACAAGACCCGGAGACTGGGCAAATCTTGTATCCCTACCTGCCTAGTGAGAAATTAGTAGAGGCAGTAAATTTAGCGATCGCCCTCGAACGCCCTTTACTATTAAAGGGAGAACCAGGATGCGGCAAGACAAAATTGGCTCGTGCGGTGGCTTATGAGTTGGGTTTACCTTATGAAGCTTGGTACATTAAATCTACCAGTCGAGCGCGGGATGGTCTTTACACCTATGATGCCGTTGGCAGGTTGCGGGATGCTCAACTCGCTGCTTCAAAAATAGATGAAGAAGCCGCAGTCAAAGCAAAAAATGCTGATGCCTATGTAGAGTGGGGCCCGTTAGGGCGTGCCTTTCGCGACGAGCAGCCAACTGTGGTTTTGATTGATGAAATAGATAAAGCTGACATTGATTTTCCTAATGACCTGCTGTTAGAGCTTGATGAGCAAAGGTTTGAAGTCACAGAAGTAAAACAAAACAGTCTACTCAAGAAAATTCAGGCGAAAGCAACACCAATTGTTTTTATCACCAGTAACGATGAGAAAGACTTGCCTGATGCCTTTCTACGTCGTTGTTTATTTCACTATGTCAAATTCCCTGAACGTCAGCAGTTAATCGAGATTGTTAAAACTCGATTTACAGTTTCACCCTTAGAATTAGTGGACGCAATTATTGATCGCTTTTTAGAACTGCGCGAAGAGATGCGGCGGGACAAAGGCGAAGCTGGTAAAAAGGTCAGCACCAGCGAACTGATGGATTGGGTGCGAATTCTTAGTCATCAAGATGATGAAATTCTCAGCAAGTTAAAAACTGAACTTCTGTATCCTGGGGTGTTGCTGAAGAGTTGGGATGATTATCGCCGTTATGGTGAACAGATGCGTACCCAGCCAGAAGCATGAAGATAGAATCTCCCCAAGAAGAACTACCACTGCTTGAGCTTTTTACACAACTGCGCGAGGCAGGTTTGCCTTTGGGTATCGATGAATATCGTCTTGTTTTGACAGCTTTACAGGAAGGCTTTGGCACGACTGATCAAAAAGCGTTAGCAGAACTGTGCCTTACCTTGTGGGTAAAATCCCAGGATGAAGAACATCTGTTTAATTATCACTTTCAGCAGGTAATGATAGCCCCTCATCGTGTAACAAATTCTGTTACCAAGAAAGAAGCTGTAAAAAGTGAGGATAATTCTTCACCTGAGCCACCCAACAAAACACCTGCCACTGTACCCGTTTCATCGGAATTAATGGAAGTACAGGATGAGATGCAAGTAGCTGAAGCAGTACAGATTACTACTCAAATAAATGAGGAAATTACTGTTAATCGCTTTACCCAAACCGATGAATATTTTCCGGTGACGCGGCGACAGATGAAACAAAGCTGGCGACATCTACGCCGTTTTGTACGTCAAGGTTCGCCCATAGAGTTAGACATAGAGGCAACTATTGATCAAGTGGTACGGCAGGGGGTTTTGCTAGAGCCTGTAATGATCCCCAGTCGGGTGAATAGAACTGAACTGCTGTTGCTGATTGACCACAAGGGGTCGATGGTTCCCTTTCACGCACTATCCCAGCGATTGGCTGAGACGGCATTACGAGGCGGACGTTTGGGCAAAGCTAGCATTTACTACTTTCACAATTGCCCAACTAAGTATCTTTACCATGACCAGACGCGCCAAAAAGCCGAACCTGTCACAGATTTTCTAGCTCAGTTGCGTCCAGAGCGTTCCACTGTATTAATTTTTAGTGATGGGGGAGCAGCACGGGGCGGTTTTAGTTTGGAACGGCTAGAGTTAAGCCAAAAATTTTTAGACCAGTTGAAACAGCGATCGCGTTATATTGCATGGTTAAATCCGATGGCGACAGAGCGATGGTTTGGTACAACAGCCGGAGAAATCGCTCGTTTAGTGCCGATGTTTGAAGTTAGCCGACAGGGTTTTGATAGTGCGATCGATGTGTTGCGGGGTCGGGGAATCAATGCACAATTAAGGTAGTGGCTTGTAATTAATCTAACTAAAAGTCTTTCAAAGGTAGAGAGCATGAAGCCAGAAGTTGCTAGTCGTCGAATTGAGTCTTTTGGTCAACGCTTCGGGGAAGCGCATCTCTATCTGGCTTATCATGCTGCTTTTCCGTTAGCTCTCACTCCAGATTTGCTTTATCGCTTGTGGGCAAATTTCCAACGAGATATTCATAGACAGGAGTTGAAAATACCTTGGCTGGCTGTTGCGGATCTGCTGCTTTCTAATCTTTGCAATGAAGTGGGACATGAACTCTACGAAATGGATACAGCAGTACGAAATTCGCTGTTGAAAGAATTAAAAGAGAATCCTCATTTTGGCGAAAAGCGGATTAATGAATTGTCTGATTTTTTACTTACCTATGTACGGCAGCAAATTGAGAGCCACGACCCGGACATTCGTGATTTCGCTCATGCACAGAGGTGGACGGCGTTAGCATATACACGACCGAGTGAAGCAGTGCATGAATTAATATCTATTCTTTTAGAGTTGAAAGTAGATGAAAAAGCAGAGTTGATTCGTATAGTTTCCTTGATAGAAACTCTAGCAGAACCGCTAGTTGAAAGTGGATTTGAACCTTTGCTGGTTTCTGTACGGAGGATAAAGGAAGTGGTACGTAATCGTTCAGAAGGTCTAGCTATTGCTTTATCTCAGCAACAGTTGAACTTGAGTAATAATTCTTTTACTAGTCAAAAGGAAATTACTTCAATACCAAACAAAGTTACACAGTCTTTTGAAATACTTACCTTGGTTGATCAAATTGAAAATAATGAAAATAAGATTACATTAATTGATCATAAACTTTCTCAGCGTCATATTGACCTTGATCCTGGTGGATATTTTATTATCTACTTGGAGCAAGTAGCAGGTTTAATTTATGCCAAGCATTTCACAAATGTGGTTGACGAGCATGGTTTGACCTTCGAACCAGAAAGTGGAAAGGTGATTCCTACACGTGGCAAGATAAAAGGCACTCACATAAATGTTTTTAGTGGGAGGACGGCAAAACAGGTTTGCGTAAAAATTTTTGAAGAAACTCAGCCCTGTCCAGTAACTCAATTAGACCATGCAGCTTATTTAGGTAGAGAATTAATGCGAGCTGAGTTGGCTTTAATCACTAGCCAAGAATACATACAGGATTAAGCAAGTAGTAGTATTTTATCTCTAAATTTGAATCTCGAGTCTCTAGAAATGCGATCGCGCCCCTTTACCAAACGCGATCGCAAAAGTTTTTCTCCCTCTCTAACCAAGAAAGTTCAGCTGGTTAATCGCCGCAGCAATTAGATTATGGGTAATCGGCAGACTATCTACAACCATGCCAAGGCACAACAGCATCATGTAAGAGATGGAATAGAGAAATAACTCTCTAGCTACAGTCCGATCCTCTGGATTGTGCAACAAGCGCCAAGATTTGTGGATAAATAATCCTCCTAGACCGAGAGCGATCGCTGCATAAAGAATTCCACTTGCGCCCAAGGGATAAACCAATAACACGGTTGCAAATACTGTTACCAGTGTATAGTACCAAATTTGCTTCACAGTTGCCGTATCGCCTTCAATCACAGGTAGCATTGGTATCCCAACCTTTGCGTAATCATCCCGAATCATCAGAGCTAAAGCCCAGAAATGGGGTGGTGTCCACAAAAAGACAATGGCAAAAATTAACCATGCTGACCAGCTTAAAGTGCCTGTGACAGCAGCCCAACCCACTAAAGCCGGAATTGCCCCAGCCGCCCCACCAACAACGATATTCTGGGTGGTGTGGCGTTTCAGCCAGTGGGTATAGACCAAAATATAAAAGACGATACCAGAGAAGGCTAATAAGGCGGCTAACAAGTTGGCAAATACTGCCAGGAGTGTAAAGGAAATCGTCGCCAGTGCGATCGCAAAAATTAGAGCATCGCGCGGCTGCACCTTACCGGAAGGTATTGGACGATGGCGCGTCCGCTCCATGTCATAATCAATATCCCGGTCATACACACAGTTAATCGTTTGGGCGCTTGCAGCAGCCAAAGTGCCACCAGTCAGAGTTACTAGCAACAGCAATGGGTCTACTTCTCCCTTAGCAGCAATCCACATACTCCCAGCAGTAGTAATCAAAAGCAACGGAATAATCCGAGGCTTGGTTAGCTGATAGTAGCTTTGGACTACTTGTAAAAATGTTTCGTGGTGGCGAGAGACATTAGTCTCAATCATGTTGGCTCTGATTCCTTATTTTTCAACAACTTATATGCAGCCCCCGCTCAAGTAGGCTTTTTGAGACGAATAAAAACACAGATTTTCTGCACTTCTTGCGTGGGTCGCAATACACGCCGTTGCGGCTTCCATTAGTTCTGAGTGCTAAGTTAAGAGTTAGGAGTTATTTGTCCAACTCTCTCACTCTCCCACTCAGCACTCAGCACTGCAATCTCATGCCTAGCAACCCAGTCTCGCAGTGCTAAAACTGTGAAAGCCACCAAAGTACCCAGCAAGGCAGCGCCTACAGCTTGGTGAGAGACGGTGAGAGGCTCGACTTGAAGATGTAATCGGAACGTGGCGACTCCCAACAAGATTTGCAAGCTCAACAACCCACCAGCCATATTTGCCAGTCGTCGCAAGGCTGGATTTAGTGCTGGTGTACGCCAACAGATAAATATCATTGCTAAGGTTGCTACCGTTGGCGGTACCAAACCAGCAATATGGCTGTACATCACAGTACAAAGCTGAGAACCACCAAAGCATTGATGTAGCGCCCAGCGAGACCCGACTAAAGCACCTAGAAGACTTTGCAGGTAAACTAAAATAGCAGCGGTTAAACCTACCCAAGGCAACTTCCCAACGTTTCCAGTTCCCTGATAGGGTGTAAGCGCTGTGCCGATAGTTAAGAGGGTGATGAAAAACAACAGCGCCGTTCCTAAGTGGGCGGTAACAATGTCAAACCGCAACAGTTCGGTGACAGTGAGTCCACCCAAAATGCCTTGGAACACGATTAAAAACACGGCGAATGTGGATGCCCAAGGCAACCAGTTAGGTAAGGCACGACGATTCCACCAAGACAAACCGAAGAGTGCGATCGCGCTTATACCAATCAAAGCCGCATCCAATCTGTGAAACCACTCCAAGAACACCTGGAGATTCATTTGCTTGGCTGGCACTAGTTCTCCGTAGCACAAGGGCCAGTCTGGGCAAGCAAGCCCAGCATTCATCACGCGGGTGGCAGAGCCTATTGCCATCAAAATCAAGGTGGCTATGCACATTTTCCACACCAAGCGACGAATCATTTCCTTGGGCTTTTGCTGCTCAGCTGCCGCTTCATTTTGTTGTTGTAGGACAAATTCGTTCATCAACAATACCTTCTGCCCGCTCTTGGTAGTAGCTCTCTCAAAATTTTCAATTTGCAATACCGAACGGACACTTTACCCAACGGGGGGAACCCCGGCAAGCAAGTGTCCTCCCCATCTCTACCCTAGCGTATAGGCTAAGGTTTTATAGATTGGCACTCACTTATACTTTGAATCACTCTAGCTATGTTTTGCCTGAAGCTTTAGGTATTTTTTAAGATGTGAGAAATTGACTAATAGCGATTAAATTTACTATCCTAAATTTTTCCTTAAATTTTTCAGCTGATTTGCATCTAGTTTTGGCAGTATCTAATAGATACCTTGTACTCAAGATTAGTCAACTAGCCAAAAAAATTAATAAAAATTTCAGAGGTTTGAAGCCAAGGACAGACAGCCTAGACTACCTTAGTAAGTGGGCAGCTTTAAGATAAAGTAGTAAATTCAATTAAGTAAGCCGTGAAGATTCCAAGTTCGATCTGGACATTACTCATAGGCATCGTGCTAACACTAGTCAGCCTTTGGTACGGTCAAAATCACGGTCTGTTGCCAACAGCAGCCTCGGATGAAGCCGTCTTAGTGGATGGTCTGTTTAACACGATGATGGTTGTTTCCACAGGTATATTTCTACTAGTCGAAGGTATCTTGATTTACTCTGCAATTAGATACCGTAAGCGTTCTGGTGACAATGAAGACGGGCCACCAGTTGAAGGCAATGTGCCTCTAGAAATTCTTTGGACTGCGATCCCAGCAATTATCGTTATCGGTATTTCTGTTTACAGTTTTGATGTGTACAACGAAATCGGTGGCTTTGATCCTCATGCCATTCATGAAGCTCCGATTACTGGGCAGTCGATGTCAATGTCAATGCCTGGGGCAGCGTTCGCGAAGCGTGCGGGAACCGCTCTCGCCGCAACTCTCAACGACACACCACCCAGCACAGAACCCAACCTCAATCAAGAGAAATCTGATGAGGCAATGCAAGACCCCGCCACAGCAGCAGTTCGCAATGCTGACCAAATTCCTCAAAAGCGGAATGCTCCTGGTGTAGGTGTAGTTTCACCCACTATTGGCCCCAGTCCTGAGAATGTAGGCAAACCAGCCCAATTATTAGTCAACGTCACTGGTCTACAGTACGCTTGGCTGTTCACCTATCCTGACTCTGGGATCACCACAGGTGAAATGCACGTTCCCATTGGGCGCGAGGTGCAAATCAATATGACAGCCAACGATGTTATTCATGCTTTTTGGGTTCCAGAGTTCCGTCTTAAGCAAGATGCGATTCCCGGTAGACAAAGCGAGATTCGGTTCACGCCCAGAACAGCAGGTGACTATACTCTAATCTGTGCTGAACTTTGCGGCCCCTACCACGGTGCAATGAGAACACAAGTAGTTGTGGAAACACCAGAAGCATTTGACAAATGGGTACAAGAGCAGCTAGTTGCTAGCCGCGAAGAACCCCTAAGTCAAGCAGTTGCTGTTAACCCTACAAATCTATCCCCAGATGAATTTCTCGCTCCTTACACCAAGGACATGGGAATTCAGCCAGAAACGCTCAATCAAGTTCAAACTGCCCATCACCATTAGTCACTAGTCATTAGTCATTAGTGAATGACGAAGGACGAAGGACAAATGACAAGTAACTCCTATGACACAAGCTCAGTTACAAGAAACTGCCAATATCCCTGCCCTTAGTGAAGAGCCAGGGATCAGAAAATGGCAAGACTACTTTACCTTCAACACAGACCATAAGGTGATTGGGATTCAATACCTAGTCACAACTTTCATTTTCTACTGTATTGGTGGCGTCTTGGCCGACTTAGTTCGTACAGAACTGCGAACGCCAGAAGTGGATTTTGTCACGCCTGAAGTCT
This region of Nostoc sp. UHCC 0302 genomic DNA includes:
- a CDS encoding NAD-binding protein, yielding MKPRIIVCGLGLTGYKIFRLLRQQGAFVIGIHQQSIPGEAAGDVIVGELYAAATLKAAGIEQAKTLVIASPDDALNLSIMMQARVLNPQVRIINRFYNTNLGDRLDQTLSDHLSMSVVGLAAPVFTFAALGNQAIGQIKLFKQTWPIYEEYINENHPWKGRQLSDLWEDRSQMLIYYLPVEGEMGLVSAVLSGQDLKVGDRLIVGTQPRIRSKRKSLFKKLLKILTNIKQFQQHGRSVVVGAIALLAVIVVATLTYMSADLKLPLVDALYFSVGMITGAGGNDKVVEKAPDSIKFFTVVMMLVGAVVIGIWYAMLTDFVLGSRFKQFWDAARIPQRHHYIVCGLSGIGIRIVQQLHSSGYEVVVIETDSNNKYVNSTRGLGIPVIQGDASFRATLKASNIDSAAAVLAVTNNDAINLEIALKAKGLTPSIPVIVHYADPDFAGMAQQVFDFEAVLSPAELAAPAFAAAALGGQILGNGITADSLWVAFATVITASHSFYGQRVKDIAMSADFVPLYLETNYQTLHGWDLLETNLSAGDILYMTMPATRLYQLWRDERVCEART
- a CDS encoding DUF4351 domain-containing protein, which encodes MRESPLYQEILQEGVEKGIQQGEVLLALRQLTRRLGQVPPQLQAQIQQLSSSQVEALGEALLDFSTTQDLVAWLQTQQANS
- a CDS encoding MBL fold metallo-hydrolase is translated as MAHLNLRRPQNVNGDFYVDTTCIDCDTCRWMASEVFYDVDQQSAVYHQPTNEAERLAALQALLACPTSSIGTVEKPNDIKVAQQSFPILLDENVYHCGYHSEKSYGAASYLIQLPEGNILVDSPRFTPPLVTRLEEMGSISYMYLTHRDDVADHQKFAEHFQCQRILHADEISAGTRNVEIQLTGFEPFALSPDLLIIPVPGHTKGHTVLLYKNKFLFTGDHLAWSENYHQLAAFRDVCWYSWSEQIKSMRQLANYSFEWVLPGHGRRFHADRGTMHQQMDKCIDLMEAL
- a CDS encoding 4-Cys prefix domain-containing protein, which translates into the protein MLYCSNSNCSNLFNLDDNKFCINCGQTLTPLFRNRFRVIRLLDEGGFSRTYEARDVDRIDEPFSLKKIQRVVIAISEMCLFINVPFY
- a CDS encoding CHAT domain-containing protein, which translates into the protein MSSNGQIKILFLAADPSDAARLRLGQELRDIREKLQLAKERDRFVLDSRESVRPGDISQAIFDFEPQIVHFSGHGTSTGELCFEDLLGKYQPVQPDALAALFELVADQINCVVLNACYSEAQAKAIAEYIPFVIGMNKAIGDQAAIAFAVGFYKALAARRTIDQAYKFGCVEIRLQGIAEHLTPVLYSKQNSVSPGKTGEVPSSSSANLNPGQRQRILQEIESLQQQYDLLSQKLSRLRLDLAIESSTVVKFQLEKQIENAEAEKTQLTQRIEQLENSLQ
- a CDS encoding MoxR family ATPase, whose amino-acid sequence is MVRTLDGKRLKYIGKVQPQPGEQDPETGQILYPYLPSEKLVEAVNLAIALERPLLLKGEPGCGKTKLARAVAYELGLPYEAWYIKSTSRARDGLYTYDAVGRLRDAQLAASKIDEEAAVKAKNADAYVEWGPLGRAFRDEQPTVVLIDEIDKADIDFPNDLLLELDEQRFEVTEVKQNSLLKKIQAKATPIVFITSNDEKDLPDAFLRRCLFHYVKFPERQQLIEIVKTRFTVSPLELVDAIIDRFLELREEMRRDKGEAGKKVSTSELMDWVRILSHQDDEILSKLKTELLYPGVLLKSWDDYRRYGEQMRTQPEA
- a CDS encoding DUF4346 domain-containing protein, which gives rise to MENNENKITLIDHKLSQRHIDLDPGGYFIIYLEQVAGLIYAKHFTNVVDEHGLTFEPESGKVIPTRGKIKGTHINVFSGRTAKQVCVKIFEETQPCPVTQLDHAAYLGRELMRAELALITSQEYIQD
- a CDS encoding heme o synthase, whose product is MIETNVSRHHETFLQVVQSYYQLTKPRIIPLLLITTAGSMWIAAKGEVDPLLLLVTLTGGTLAAASAQTINCVYDRDIDYDMERTRHRPIPSGKVQPRDALIFAIALATISFTLLAVFANLLAALLAFSGIVFYILVYTHWLKRHTTQNIVVGGAAGAIPALVGWAAVTGTLSWSAWLIFAIVFLWTPPHFWALALMIRDDYAKVGIPMLPVIEGDTATVKQIWYYTLVTVFATVLLVYPLGASGILYAAIALGLGGLFIHKSWRLLHNPEDRTVARELFLYSISYMMLLCLGMVVDSLPITHNLIAAAINQLNFLG
- a CDS encoding heme A synthase, whose amino-acid sequence is MNEFVLQQQNEAAAEQQKPKEMIRRLVWKMCIATLILMAIGSATRVMNAGLACPDWPLCYGELVPAKQMNLQVFLEWFHRLDAALIGISAIALFGLSWWNRRALPNWLPWASTFAVFLIVFQGILGGLTVTELLRFDIVTAHLGTALLFFITLLTIGTALTPYQGTGNVGKLPWVGLTAAILVYLQSLLGALVGSRWALHQCFGGSQLCTVMYSHIAGLVPPTVATLAMIFICWRTPALNPALRRLANMAGGLLSLQILLGVATFRLHLQVEPLTVSHQAVGAALLGTLVAFTVLALRDWVARHEIAVLSAEWESERVGQITPNS